One Gordonia pseudamarae genomic window, CGAGCCTGAGAGGGTCTCCGCTCTGCTGCGCGCTATGGTGCGCGGGGCTGCCGAGCTTCAGAGCGCTGGGCATCTCGCCGCCGATGGAAAGGGGCGTGCTGATGCTGCCGACCTCGTCGGGGACCTACTGAGTCTACTCAGACGTTGAGGCCCGATGCTCAGCGTGTCATTTCCCCAGGGAACGCTGTCGATAGTCGGCTGGTGCCATCGCATACGCACGATGCTGACTCGGTAGAGCGCGGCGTTGGCCGGTCGGTTCCCACCGCGGTACAGGCGATGCCGATTGTTGGTCTTTCCTGATCCGGCCGGGATCGGACAAGCGCCGCACATCTTGGCGAACGCTGCCTCGGACTTGATGCGGTTGGTGTTGTCGCCGGCGGTGATGAGCATCTGCGCCGCTGTGTCGTAGCCGACACCCACGGCCGCGACGAGCCGAGGCGCAGCAGACGCGGTGGGCGCCTTCAACGATGCGGCGTGAGCTTTTGGCCTCGTCATGCAGCGCCGGCCAGCGCTGCGCCATCGAGGACAACACGTGTCGCATCGCCGCGTCGGGGTCGGTCGGCACAACGACCGCTGGTGCACCACGACGGACGGGCGGCAAAGAAGCGGGACCTTGCAGCGCCGCGCAGTCGTTCTTACCTGCGAGTCGACGTTCGGCGGCCCGTGCTGGCCGGGCGATCTCATGGACCTGGTGGCCCTGGTTGCGTAGGTAGCGTGCCAGGCCGATGCTGTA contains:
- a CDS encoding transposase, encoding MRSPGQHGPPNVDSQVRTTARRCKVPLLCRPSVVVHQRSLCRPTPTRRCDTCCPRWRSAGRRCMTRPKAHAASLKAPTASAAPRLVAAVGVGYDTAAQMLITAGDNTNRIKSEAAFAKMCGACPIPAGSGKTNNRHRLYRGGNRPANAALYRVSIVRMRWHQPTIDSVPWGNDTLSIGPQRLSRLSRSPTRSAASARPFPSAARCPAL